Below is a genomic region from Candidatus Fermentibacter sp..
GGCCACTACCAGGCGCCCGCCTGGTCTGAGCACCCTCCCGATCTCGGGGAATGCCTCCGACGGGTCGGCCAGGTGGTGCAGCACCATGTGCGCGAGTGCTGCATCGGCGGACGAGTCGGCCACCGGCAGGTGCTCGAGCGCGCCCAGCCTGAAGTCCGCCCGGGCACCGCCCGATGCCCGCGTGGCCAGATCGAGCATCTCGGGCGACGAGTCCACCCCGATCACGCTCCTGAAGAGGCTCCCGAGGAAGCCGATCATCCCGCCGGTGCCGCAGCCCAGCTCCACCACGGTGTCGCCGCGACCCAGCATCTCCGCGAGGTCGCCGATGTACGACGCCGGATCGGGAAGTCCGGCCGACAGCGAATCCCACTCCCCCGCCTTGCGTGCGAAGAAGTCTCTCGAGGCGAGCTTCCGCTGGTCGTAGCACCTCGACAGGGCCGCCATGTCCTGCGACAGGCCGGGCATCCTGGCCCTGAAGCGGTCGAGGATGCCGGCGATCTGCTCGACGAGCTCGTCGCCCGTTTCGATGCTGTACCAGGCACGCCCGGCGACTCCGCGTCTGGCGAGGATGCCCGCCTCGTGCAGCGCCTTGAGGTGGCGGCTCGCGTTG
It encodes:
- a CDS encoding metalloregulator ArsR/SmtB family transcription factor; translated protein: MSIQAYHWGMDAVFRALSDRNRLRILMILRRGPLTVNEISSVLGLTQPNASRHLKALHEAGILARRGVAGRAWYSIETGDELVEQIAGILDRFRARMPGLSQDMAALSRCYDQRKLASRDFFARKAGEWDSLSAGLPDPASYIGDLAEMLGRGDTVVELGCGTGGMIGFLGSLFRSVIGVDSSPEMLDLATRASGGARADFRLGALEHLPVADSSADAALAHMVLHHLADPSEAFPEIGRVLRPGGRLVVADLSQHSDESFRAAQGDIWPGFGRHEIESWAGAAGFAPQEAVEAAGGRMLLVKFGKGGKG